One window of the Sparus aurata chromosome 7, fSpaAur1.1, whole genome shotgun sequence genome contains the following:
- the galnt6 gene encoding polypeptide N-acetylgalactosaminyltransferase 6 encodes MRLFFRRRMSPLKLALFGGTLFLVALVVLQRDVGSSSADDPWFQDLVNKKDKVIVMVRHAVNNIGFQIGAPQPPSVQYQPTEDVNCPPGFYTQADLKPHLDRPPQDPNSPGADGKAFHKDHMSPEEEKEKEEGMTRHCFNQFASDRISLSRSLGDDTRPPECLERKFRRCPPLPTTSVIIVFHNEAWSTLLRTVYSVLHTSPASLLKEIILVDDASVAEHLKSRLEEYVRQLKIVRVVRQPERKGLITARLLGASIAQGEVLTFLDAHCECFHGWLEPLLARIVEEPTAVVSPEITTIDLNDFRFNKPVATNRAYNRGNFDWSLTFGWEPIPEEARKLRKDETYPVKTPTFAGGLFSISKKYFEHIGTYDDKMEIWGGENVEMSFRVWQCGGQLEIIPCSFVGHVFRTKSPHTFPKGTEVITRNQVRLAEVWMDDYKQIYYRRNNNAAVMARENRYGDISDRLNLRERLKCKNFTWYLNTVYPEAYVPDLTPEKFGALKNSGSNTCLDAGENNKGGKPLIMYQCHNMGGNQYFEYSTHKELRHNIGNQLCVHAAPKSEPVKLELCQRKGKGTSLSPQQEWVFTKENLLKNPSSGQCLKLKGDQIQMDQCNADDLYQQWRFS; translated from the exons ATGCGTCTGTTCTTTCGCCGGCGCATGTCCCCTCTGAAATTGGCACTCTTTGGGGGGACTCTATTCTTGGTGGCCCTTGTGGTTCTCCAGAGGGATGTTGGCTCTTCCTCCGCAGATGACCCCTGGTTTCAGGACCTAGTAAACAAAAAGGACAAGGTGATTGTAATGGTCCGACATGCTGTCAACAACATTGGCTTCCAAATCGGAGCTCCACAACCGCCATCAGTACAGTACCAGCCCACCGAGGATGTCAACTGTCCCCCTGGATTCTATACTCAGGCTGATTTAAAACCTCACCTGGACAGGCCGCCACAGGACCCCAACAGCCCCGGGGCTGATGGGAAGGCATTTCACAAGGACCACATGTCcccagaggaagagaaggagaaggaggagggtaTGACACGGCACTGTTTCAACCAGTTTGCCAGCGACCGCATCTCGCTTAGCCGTAGTCTTGGGGATGACACGAGACCTCCAGA GTGTTTGGAGAGGAAGTTCCGTCGCTGTCCTCCGCTGCCGACCACCAGTGTTATTATCGTCTTCCACAATGAGGCTTGGTCCACTCTCCTCAGGACGGTCTACAGCGTCCTGCACACCTCTCCTGCTTCCCTGCTCAAAGAGATCATCTTGGTGGATGACGCCAGTGTTGCAG AGCATCTGAAGAGCCGACTGGAGGAATATGTCCGTCAGTTGAAGATTGTCCGCGTCGTAAGGCAGCCGGAGAGGAAAGGCCTCATCACTGCCAGGCTGCTGGGTGCCAGCATCGCTCAGGGCGAAGTGCTAACCTTTCTTGATGCACACT GTGAGTGTTTCCATGGTTGGCTAGAGCCCCTCTTGGCCCGCATAGTTGAGGAGCCCACTGCTGTGGTTAGTCCAGAAATCACCACCATCGACCTCAACGACTTTCGGTTCAACAAGCCTGTGGCCACCAACCGGGCTTACAACCGAGGTAACTTTGACTGGAGCCTGACTTTCGGCTGGGAGCCAATTCCAGAGGAAGCGAGGAAGCTGCGCAAGGATGAAACCTACCCTGTAAA aacacCTACTTTTGCCGGAGGTCTCTTCTCTATCTCAAAAAAGTACTTTGAACACATTGGAACATATGATGACAAGATGGAGATCTGGGGCGGTGAAAATGTTGAGATGTCTTTCAGG GTGTGGCAGTGTGGGGGTCAGCTAGAAATCATCCCCTGTTCTTTTGTGGGCCATGTCTTCCGCACTAAGAGCCCCCACACCTTCCCTAAAGGCACAGAGGTCATCACTCGCAACCAGGTGCGCCTGGCTGAAGTCTGGATGGATGACTACAAGCAAATCTACTATCGCCGTAACAACAATGCTGCAGTTATGGCCAGAGAG AATAGGTATGGTGACATCTCTGATCGTCTAAATctgagagagaggctgaagtGCAAGAATTTCACCTGGTACTTAAATACAGTCTACCCAGAGGCTTACGTTCCTGACTTAACCCCAGAAAAGTTTGGAGCA CTTAAAAACTCAGGATCTAACACCTGCCTGGATGCTGGCGAGAACAACAAGGGTGGTAAACCTTTGATCATGTACCAGTGTCACAACATGGGAGGCAACCAG TATTTTGAATACTCAACTCATAAGGAGCTGCGTCATAACATCGGGAATCAGCTCTGTGTTCATGCCGCACCCAAGTCAGAGCCGGTGAAGCTCGAGCTATGTCAGCGGAAGGGGAAGGGCACCAGTTTGTCACCACAACAGGAGTGGGTCTTCACAAAG GAAAACCTTCTGAAGAATCCCAGTAGTGGGCAGTGTTTAAAACTGAAAGGAGACCAGATTCAGATGGACCAGTGCAACGCTGATGATCTCTACCAGCAGTGGCGCTTCAGCTGA